The stretch of DNA AGCTGACTTGTGCAACAGCTGGAAAGGAAATCTTTTGACATTGCATGAGACATTGAAAGCTTTTATTCTGCATCtggagctctgtgtgtgtgtgtgcgtgtgtgtctgtTGGATCCCATTAGAGTTGCACTTCATGGGGATAGGAGGGTTCCCCCGCCCCCATACAGTTTCAGTTGCAGGTCAAAGCTTTGAAGGTGGTACTACTAAtgtaaaaataatacattttgggTTTCCTGTGATATGAAGGATCCCCGTGTCTATTTTTTTATAACAGGTGGAGAACTGAGAGCTGGGTTGCTAGTGGCTAAGGAATGTGAACTGAGGGGTCCATCTTCCAAATCTCAGCAATATATTTCCTTTGGAGTCTTAGGGAAATAATTACTTCAGTTTCAGCCATATGTCCACCATAACATTGATCTGCCTTGCAGAGAGTGGTCTTGTAAGCATTACTGAGATGATACATGAAGCATGTTGCGTACTCAGTATGCTATGTAAATGCTGTATTTTTGAATGTGGCAGCCTTGCGACAAATATCAAcattatagaatcatggaagtgACTCCAAGggttcatccagtccaaccccctgcgattaGCCTGATCAAAATTAGTCTGACTGTACTACTGAGAGCGCACACACAAGAAGTAACATGTCATAATGTGGAAgataataaataatgtattttaaaacgGTGAGGTTGTTCCTCacaatattatttttttctgcttttgttAAACACTAGATCTTCCTGAATATAATCCTGCCCCTAACCATTCCAAAGCTATGTCTTGTATAGAAATAAACAAGCTGGCACAAAGCAGGACACCCGTGGCCAGATTTGTCACAACAGGTTTGACTCTCATGGCCTTAACCTCTCCAAATGTGTGGTGCACATTTGCCTAGGGACCACTGTTGTGTATTTTAATGGCATCTATGTAGCTTCCCCTCAATGGCCTCTTGTGACGGAGTGAATTGCACTATAGTTCCGTTTGAAAAGTGTGATTCTTGCTGTGTTTACCACACTCGTGAACTTCTATTTAAACTCCTTTGTCgcctgtgttgttggttttttgtttttttgtttttgttttttttaataagggtGACTGAGGTTGCAGAGAAATTAATGTGTGCTGAGTCTGCATAGCAATTCAAGTAGGGTTGCCACGATACAAAATGATTATTTCCTTAGATctgtgtaaatgactaaaggaaaCTTGCAATGTAAAACTAAACATGTAACATaactacaaaacaaaaacaaaaaccagataaTACAGTTCATGGAGCTAAGAATTTTATAAATGCTCACTAGCTTTGCTTAGCaagtattggggtggggggaacctgtcACTTCCCGTTGAATTTAAAACCCTGTGTTCTCCAGTCTCATAGCTAGAAATCTCATTTATTCCTTCTTTTAATAGATGTCCTACACATCTCAAGGCCCCTCTAAGTATTTAAAATTATTAGTAACATAGTACTTACTATCAGCTGCTGTTAAATCGGCACTAACACTGTGACACTGTGGTGAATATTAAGTTCTGATTTTAGTAAGACCTTTCCCTTTTGGCTCTTGTTTAGACGATCAATTTGTCCATCAAAATTGGTTATTGTGGCAACCCTATGCGTATAACAACAACTAAATttgagtttgtttttaaagttctgaAGCTGGAAGTAAGGCTTACTTGTGAGATCTAACTTTCCTCTTCTGTCTTTCAACAGGATCCCTGCCCATTATGTATATCCACAAGCTTTTGTGCAGCCAGGAGTAGTCATTCCACATGTCCAGCCTACAGCAGCTGCAGCCTCCACCACACCTTACCTTGACTACACTGGAGCCGCATATGCTCAATattcagctgcagcagcagctgctgccgctgcagccTATGACCAGTATCCCTACGCAGCGTCCCCAGCTGCTGCAGGATATGTCACAGCCGGGGGTTATGGCTATGCAGTCCAGCAACCAATTACTGCAGCGGCACCTGggacagctgctgcagcagctgctgctgctttcggCCAATACCAGCCACAACAGCTGCAAACAGACCGTATGCAATAGTGGATGGACTTGTGAAGAAAGTTCTGTTTCTTACTCTTCCTACATTTTTACCTTCAAGCCTTCCAATATAAATAGTTACAAAAGAGGCAATTAACCTTAACCAATCCAGCTTTAAGGAAAGCTACAATGCAATAGCGTATTACTACAAAAACAGATTCCACTGTCTTTGTACAGCACATGCATCCATATCATGGATGGTATTGTGGGGTGGGTATCGTAATATCAGTCCAAGCATCATCCCTATCATGAAAGGATGGCAGAAGTAACGAAAAGAAGcttatatttataaaataaaaaaagtaaaccAGTAAAAGATGCATTTTACATTATCAGGGAAAAAAGTCCAGGTGAGCAATATGTAGCCTGTATCAAGCTGAAGATGACTATTATTTAAATGTTGAAAGCACTGACTGTCATTACTACTTTTTATTATGGCCTACAGAACTTTGTTTGAATGAGTAAGAAAAATGCTTTCTGACTATCTCTTAATGGGCATCGAACAAACTAAGGAACGTGgcctttgggggggagggttggggggaaaggtggacAGGCACCAAAGTTATTTTCTCATCTGTCCTCTGGTGAATGGGACTATGGAGCAAGTGATGTGGAATTAATGGGCGCAACAGCTGTACAGACAATCAATAACAAAGACCGATCTGGAAAGAACACATCACTTGTGCTCGTTTGATGAGCTTGTCACATTCTAATCCCTCTCTCCATCCTGTTTCACTTTTAGGAAACTTTGACTGCTGGTGTCAGCTATTCTGATTCTGAAATAGGATCAGCTCTTTACTACAACAGctttctccttttatttattgtatctATTCATGGCTTGCGAATAAAGGCATGAAGAAATTTGCTGAATTTAAACCTTTAAGAACTGTGTTAAGGGaattttttggggtttttttggaaatGATTTATATACAATTTAATacctatttaaaatatttattgggAAAAAAGCATAGGTCTCATGAGACGGCTTGTTGAGATTGCAGTTCTTCAAGGGTTAATGCTAAGTGGGTTATATTGTGCCTTAATTGTAATGCTATTTAAagatatatttattttgaaagttGTACTATGCTGCACTCTAAAGAAAACAACTTTAGATGTGAAACTGTAAAATTATGTATTCATCTCATGGTATAAGTTATTTAGTAGGTTTAGCTATAGTATACGAAATATTAACCTAATCAACTAAAATGCTGACATGGGTTTATTTAAATTCTGTTGGTACTCTTTTTATAAGTGTACtttcaatacttttttttaaaggtttgatCTTAAAAATGCTAGTTTCATGCTTTTCCTGTGATCACCTTAACCATAAGCCTGTTTTCTTGGAAGAAAGctcttgatttcagtggaactttccCCCAATAAATCAAGGCTTGGCAAAGGATTGGGTTATAAAGCTATAATACTCTACACACTAGCTCAGGAGAAAGGCCCAAATAATGCATTACTGTTTCTGTGGTCCGGCCATACACCTCACCAATAATGCCTGCAAATGGAAACCATGTAGATCAGGTGAGTGATGTGGGAATTGACCATGTGACTGTTATAATGTGATGGGTTCCTATTTATAGAAAGTATTGGTAACACACAGGACTGGGCAACACAGAAACAACTCCTGTGTGACAGGGGTAATATGTAAATGGGACTAAGTCCCTTTCCTCTGAACTTAATGAGACTTAGATAAATGGAATACTGAATCTGAAGCTCCATTTTTAGATGTGCTATGTGGAATTAAACTCCCATGAAATTATCCACATAGTGTGTTATGGGTAGGTTGTCAGAATTTCCTCCTATCAAAAAAGGGGTAGTTTTTTCCCACTTTTCATCTCTTTGTAGATCAACTTTTATTCCTTTGCTAGGAAACGCTGCTTTACATTGTCCTGTGAAACTGCAATAACTTGCAATTTTTATTCTTGACCTAAAAAAGGAATTTAATATTTTACACTGTATTGGAAATCTTTTTATACTTGAACAATTTCGTACAAGGGAAGACAGGATAGCATTTTTATGGACTTTATCCAATGTCACTGGATTTATTTTAAGTATTTTGAGTACTAGCCAGTGTTATATAAGGTAGATAACAtgactttcatgtgcatgttatttattatgtatattgCTTTATAATGTTTCAAATCTTCTAATCTATACActtgtattaaataaaaataaaaatattgttgaaTCCAACCTATttagttttgcaaaaaaaaaaaaaagtttcttgcCATATCAAGATGCCTCTATGTGTTTTCTAAAGTTCCTCGGTTGTGAGAAGAGCAAGTTCGGTGATTTCAAAGATGCACATCAAAAGACAACTGAAGCATTTCCTGGCTTGTTCAGTATTGTACAATACTGTGAATCTTAAGCATTAAGGCTCAAGCGAGTACTGCTTCATACAATACATAATTAACTTGTGGAATTTATTATACAGTACAAAATGTGACACTTGCACcacacggtaaaggtaaaggtaaagaacccctgacagctaagtccaTTCACGAATGAATccgggattgcagcgctcatcttgctttactggccgagggagctggcgtttgtccgcagacagcttctgggtcatgtggccagcatgactaagtgaaaccagagcagtgcatggaaatgccgtttaccttcccgcccgagcggtacctatttatctacttgcactttgatgtgctttcgaactgctaggttggcaggggctgggaatgagcaacgggagctcactctgtcacggagattcgaaccgccgaccttccgatcagcaagccctaggctcagtggtttagaccacagcgccacccgcgtcccactgcaCCACACAGTAGCAGGCTCTAAATACTATGATACTTTCTGTCTTAGTAGCAGATACGCATGATAATTGACAAAGTAATCCTAATAGGGATGGCAGTGGCAGGGAGTGAAGTGGTAGATTGCCTGCCCCTTCCAAAGTCATAATACTGACACCAGGCAGGGCAGGAAGTTCTGATTTTCTTAACAGCAATGAACAATTTGGTTTCTTGGGGAGCCAGAATTGGACCAGCTTAAAATACAATTGAGAGTTCTGGATCCAAAGCCACTTTCACCCAGGCCCTGGAATGCCCCATTCTGGGTCCTACtggcaatggggggtgggggtgggacgggACACTGAACTCTCTCCCAGCTCCCTTCATTATTGGATTATTGAACAATCGACTCCATATAGGCAAAAGAAGCTCAAGGTTTTCAGAAGAGAAtggggagattttttaaaatgctactatggtagatttaagcagaaaatgttgggggggggctgggataTCAACGATGCAACTTCATCCCTGGGGGGCAGGACGGGGGACCACTACAAAACACCAGAAGCAACATATATTGAACAACTTACGTTGGCAGGAGTTAAAAAAACTATGGGAAAGTACACTGTTCTGAGGGAGTGGTGTTTTTAGGAATCTTCTAGTAAATAGTTTTTCTTTGCCAACATCTGGAaaggcattaaaaaaatgaaaataagaatTTGAGATTTACAGGAAGCAGCTGTGAAGTGTGAAAACAATTGTGCTTTTCAGTCTTCAGTAAGACGTAACTTATCAGCAGTTTTCTCACTTGTAATTGTTTTCAGGGGTATTAATACTACATCTTTTTTTTGTTAACCATAGTGCTAGgtcaggcgtaggcaaacttggccctccagatgtttttggactacaactcccatcatccctggctaacaggaccagtggtcagggatgatgggagttgtagtcccaaaacatctggagggccaagtttgcctatgcctgtgctagatcAGAAAGAAGGTGCAGTCTTTATTCCTGAAGGAGTTAATCCCCTGTTACCTGCCCCACTGAATATGTAATTAATTCCACAAACTGCAGAAACTCATACTGGTGCTGTACATTGAGACAGAATTATTAGTAATACATGTGTACC from Zootoca vivipara chromosome 8, rZooViv1.1, whole genome shotgun sequence encodes:
- the RBM24 gene encoding RNA-binding protein 24; this encodes MHTTQKDTTYTKIFVGGLPYHTTDSSLRKYFEVFGEIEEAVVITDRQTGKSRGYGFVTMADRAAAERACKDPNPIIDGRKANVNLAYLGAKPRIMQPGFAFGVQQLHPALIQRPFGIPAHYVYPQAFVQPGVVIPHVQPTAAAASTTPYLDYTGAAYAQYSAAAAAAAAAAYDQYPYAASPAAAGYVTAGGYGYAVQQPITAAAPGTAAAAAAAAFGQYQPQQLQTDRMQ